In the genome of Nitrospira japonica, one region contains:
- a CDS encoding APC family permease, translating to MSLSPRSNSPSDGPHKTIGWFTASCVLVSNMIGGGIFTTTGIMARDLGDPLLILSLWLVGALFAIGGAMVYGELGSLLPHAGGDYVYLKQAYGPVAAFLSGWASFTIGFGAAVAASSISFSSYALQVVPVDDETGWIARGLSLSLLWLVTFMHCRGVGTGGRLQLLLTTTKVAAIGGLILGGLWTIGEWGHLTERPARAEPSLGASAVALVIITYCYMGWNVAGYIASDIADPRRALPRIMIGGTAFVAAVYLLLNMVYLSALSMAELAREPIVPVAEKTAAALWGTGGGRFVSGILCLSIAGAVSAMTWAGPRVYWAMARDGIVSPWLAALRPATGAPARAIVTQSLWASLLIMSGTFEQLLVYSGLVLSLFLALTLSSVFRLRSRIPAGPDTYRVPWYPLLPAVLVSGASFLVFYSLLQRPSESLFGAATIAAGIPFYWWWNTTRSRPKP from the coding sequence ATGAGTCTCTCGCCGCGCTCGAATAGTCCCTCCGATGGCCCTCATAAAACCATCGGGTGGTTCACCGCCTCCTGCGTGCTGGTCAGCAATATGATCGGCGGCGGGATCTTTACGACGACCGGCATCATGGCGCGGGACTTGGGCGATCCGCTGCTGATCCTCTCGCTGTGGCTCGTCGGGGCGTTGTTCGCGATCGGCGGCGCCATGGTATATGGGGAGCTCGGGTCCCTCCTTCCGCATGCGGGAGGCGATTACGTCTATCTGAAGCAGGCGTACGGACCCGTCGCGGCCTTTCTTAGCGGATGGGCGTCCTTCACCATTGGATTCGGCGCGGCCGTGGCCGCCTCTTCGATCAGCTTCTCGTCCTATGCATTGCAAGTCGTCCCGGTCGACGATGAAACCGGCTGGATCGCCCGTGGGCTCTCGCTTTCACTGTTATGGCTCGTCACCTTCATGCATTGCCGGGGCGTGGGCACGGGCGGACGGCTGCAATTACTGCTCACGACGACCAAGGTCGCGGCCATCGGCGGGCTGATTCTCGGCGGCCTGTGGACGATAGGGGAATGGGGTCACCTGACCGAGCGACCGGCACGCGCCGAGCCTTCCCTCGGCGCTTCGGCCGTTGCACTCGTGATCATCACGTACTGTTACATGGGATGGAACGTCGCGGGCTATATCGCGAGCGATATCGCCGATCCCCGGCGCGCCCTTCCGCGCATCATGATCGGAGGCACGGCGTTCGTCGCCGCTGTATATCTGCTCCTGAACATGGTCTATCTGTCGGCCTTATCGATGGCCGAGCTCGCCCGGGAACCCATCGTGCCCGTGGCGGAAAAAACCGCGGCCGCCTTGTGGGGAACCGGGGGCGGGCGGTTCGTTTCCGGTATCCTCTGCCTGTCCATTGCCGGAGCGGTCAGCGCGATGACCTGGGCCGGTCCGCGCGTGTATTGGGCCATGGCGCGCGACGGTATCGTGAGTCCATGGCTTGCCGCGTTGCGGCCGGCAACCGGCGCGCCGGCCCGCGCCATTGTCACCCAGAGTCTTTGGGCGTCGTTGTTGATCATGAGCGGAACCTTCGAGCAACTGCTCGTTTACAGCGGGCTTGTTCTGTCTCTATTCCTCGCTCTGACGCTGTCGTCCGTCTTTCGCCTGCGGTCACGCATCCCCGCCGGTCCGGACACGTACCGAGTTCCATGGTATCCCCTGTTGCCGGCCGTCCTCGTGAGCGGAGCCTCGTTCCTCGTGTTCTACAGCCTACTCCAGCGTCCATCCGAATCGCTCTTCGGCGCAGCGACGATTGCGGCGGGAATTCCCTTCTACTGGTGGTGGAATACGACCCGCTCCCGGCCCAAACCGTGA
- a CDS encoding ParB N-terminal domain-containing protein: MAAEKRKKGSGSTGVKRRKRPAGASIGLEPTELQAAAPPGVVAELHRAIEEDGGKVLAVYREPYGGRWLVLAALPIELVEPTPYQRNLSDTHVRKLEAVIGKIGSFLDPIIAVRLTKPDQIAKYWTPNGNHRLSAMRTLGAKSIVAIVVPEPAAAYQILALNTEKAHNLREKALEVIRMYKELAQLEDIAEEAYALEFEEPSLITLGLCYEDRPRFSGGAYHPVLKRVEEFLRQPMRGGLERRREMAKVLLALDDEIVKHVEALKTRGLASPYLKSFLVARVNPVRFRPKDAAPLSFDEALDRMAKAAAKFDPDKVKPNDLARSGGAPDEAE, from the coding sequence ATGGCGGCGGAGAAAAGGAAAAAAGGCTCGGGATCCACCGGGGTAAAGCGCCGGAAACGGCCGGCCGGCGCGTCGATCGGCTTGGAGCCGACGGAACTGCAGGCCGCCGCGCCTCCCGGAGTGGTTGCCGAGCTGCATCGGGCCATCGAAGAGGACGGCGGGAAGGTGTTGGCCGTCTACCGGGAGCCATACGGAGGGCGCTGGCTGGTGCTGGCGGCGCTGCCGATCGAACTCGTCGAGCCGACGCCCTATCAACGCAACCTGTCCGATACCCATGTGAGAAAGCTCGAGGCCGTCATCGGTAAGATCGGCAGCTTTCTCGATCCGATCATCGCGGTGCGCCTGACGAAGCCGGACCAGATCGCCAAGTACTGGACTCCAAACGGCAATCACCGGCTGTCCGCCATGCGGACGCTCGGCGCCAAGAGCATCGTCGCCATCGTGGTCCCGGAGCCGGCTGCGGCCTATCAGATCCTGGCGTTGAATACAGAAAAGGCCCACAACCTCCGCGAGAAAGCGTTGGAAGTGATCCGCATGTACAAGGAACTCGCACAATTGGAGGACATCGCCGAGGAAGCCTATGCCCTGGAATTCGAGGAACCCTCGCTGATCACGCTGGGACTCTGTTATGAGGACCGGCCTCGATTCAGCGGCGGCGCCTACCACCCCGTCCTCAAACGAGTGGAAGAGTTCTTGCGGCAACCGATGCGAGGGGGGCTCGAACGGCGGCGGGAGATGGCCAAGGTGCTTCTGGCGTTGGACGACGAAATCGTCAAACACGTCGAAGCCCTCAAGACGAGGGGCCTAGCCAGTCCCTATTTGAAAAGTTTCCTGGTGGCGCGCGTGAATCCGGTCCGGTTCAGACCCAAGGACGCCGCGCCTCTTTCCTTCGACGAGGCGCTCGACCGAATGGCCAAGGCTGCGGCGAAATTCGATCCTGACAAGGTCAAGCCGAACGATCTGGCTCGATCCGGCGGCGCGCCCGACGAAGCCGAA